TTTCAGGCTATCATAAGCTCTTCTATATCTTAATTTTTCACTCAGGACTTAGACTTTCAGACATTTGTTATTTTATGACTTTAGGGGTTGTATCCTCTTCCTTTAGACTTGTTATTGGTTAGAAGTTTTGGTACATTGACTTTCTAGACTAGGTGTTAATTTCCGCATATTTGAGTGATTTGATTagattttttgagtttatgggaactcagtcttattacattattaaacctgcttccgcaacttaaatttgtatatctCTTGGGATTACTGTTAGTTTTGGGCTGAAATAGTGATTCTCCCATCGGAGGATTAGTGTTGTTGCCAATCACGGCGGGTCAGGATCGTGACActatctttttaaaattaaaaattgatgtTTGTGAGTGGTCAATTTATTAAGATGACAATTATTCACcctcaaataattcaagtgaTGAAAATTAGCAATATGGCAACATAATTGTTTTTCTCCTAGCTAGTTAGAAGACCACAAAAAAAAACCTACGGTATTTATCTATCTTGACTCAAttacataaaatagaaaatttcaTAATAATTCAAGAGTATAACTGTAAAGAAACCTTTTGTAAAGTTTTAATCCAAACACAATATTAAGTGCGAAACAATGAACCAGAcacttgataaaaaataatctctGCATTACTAATCCCTACATTATTAAGCTTTGTACCAAATCGACCCTTTAAGGCAAAACAACTCTTAAGTGTATCCTCTCGTAAAGAAAAAATTTATCCTCCGTCCCCACCCATACCCATATAttaatgttataaaataaaattatcaattctctctctctatatataaaaataaaattatgattttttattttaaaaaaattcaatatttacCTCGTATAGTATAGTAATACTAATACTACTAGTTATTATACCAAATATAATTTTGAAACCCTCACTGCTAATATCTCTTTAAGTATGCCCAATTGTTGTGAAGAATTCAAAACCCTAATGGAGTCCGAAGCCTACCATCAACAGCCACAACGGAGCAAACCAAAACGACGCAAACAAAGTAACCAgaattcaagttataaaattCCTACTTTGCCAGTAGAACTCATCATTGAAATCCTCTCGAGATTACCAGTGAAATCCCTTTTAAAATTCAGGTGTGTTTCAAGGCCATGGCGTTGTTTAATCTCTAGCCGTAAATTTATCAAGGCTCATCTCAACGCATTTACTAATAAAAAGGATTCCACCCACCATAGTCGACTGCTAttgagatttgttcaacctcaCCACCATCTTATGGACTGCTCCATTAGGTCTTTGCTTTATGATTCTGATCCTAAGATATTTCAATTGTCTTATCCTATGCAAAATCCCCGTAAATCTTTTAAGATTTTGGGTTCTGTTAATGGATTGATTTGTTTCTCTAGTGAGAGTGACTTATTTCTCTGGAATCCATCAATTAGGAAGTTCAAGAAATTTTGTGATCCTCAATCTGGTTATTACTTCCATGGTTTTGGATATGATCAGCTTCGTGATGATTATAAGCTAGTGATTATTTCCCCTAAAGAGGTCAGAATATATAGTTCAAATAGTGATTCATGGAGAATTATAGTACATGATCGTCAGTATGGTCTATTTAGAGAGGATGAGGGTGTCTTTGTGAATGGAAAGCTTCATTGGGCTAATTCTCCTTCACAGGATGAACATTGGGACATCATTTGTATTGATGTGACCGATGAAAAATGGGGAAAGGTGGAAAAACCCTTTTATGGAGAAGGAGATTTTGATTTAACGCTATCTATGGGAGTGTTGGGAAATGATCTTTCTATTTTGTGTAATAATCAGAGCCTTCAAACACATGTGTGGATTATGAAGGAATATGGAATTAAAGAATCTTGGACAAAGATGTATACCATTAATCGCTCTTACAATTCTAGATATTTTTCTCCACTCTTTTGCAAGATGTCAAATAAAGGAGAAATCTTGATTCAACTTaatcaatcaactttcatgatttatgatCCAAAAAATGATTCTATCATATGCCAAAAGGTTACTATTACTGATTATCCTTTTTGGGAGGCAGGCATCTACATGAATGAAAGCCTAGTTTGGCCCATTAGCCAGAAGGGAATGATGCAACGCGGGGTAAAACTATGAAGTCTAAAAAAGCTAACAAGGGTGGAACAACGGCTGCAACAACCACGTAGGTGGGAAATCCCAAATGAGGCCAATCATGCATTCAATATATAACTAGTAATATGAGTTTGCAACACATTTTTATCAATCATTGCTAAATTCTCTTTCTTCAGTTTCGATGGTTTAGTTTTGTTATGTTACTATTGCCTTCATATTTTCGTAATTGTAATTTATAGTTGTATTATTATTCTCTTATGACATAAAATCTCTAGCTTCATAGCAAATATTTGTTAGTAACATAAACATATTTTAAGCTAACAAGATATTTCACCCAAATGGCGTCATGTTGCCTCGCAGTCTTCGGTAATCCAGAGAAAAAGTCCATACTTCCACTGTGGTATCTGAACTGGCTGTAAGGGTCCTGCTAGTCTCTGGTGCTCAGCCTTAACTACCTAGCTAGCACAGATCACATTCCATGAATCGAAAAGGacccccccaccccccacccccgCGCGCTTGGAAATGAAGTGCGCCTTCTCAGTCTGGCCGTCGTTCACATGTTGTATCTCTTTGCTTACCCCTCTTTACCATCATCAGGTCCGGACTGAAAGCAGACATGAATGGCAGGCAAAAGGAGAGCAACTTCAACTAGCTCATAGAAAGTTTCTGTGACATGAATGCCCACGAAAGGATCAATGTGTCAGTTGATCCTAGAAATGACGGCAACG
This DNA window, taken from Solanum dulcamara chromosome 3, daSolDulc1.2, whole genome shotgun sequence, encodes the following:
- the LOC129881980 gene encoding F-box/kelch-repeat protein At3g23880-like; its protein translation is MESEAYHQQPQRSKPKRRKQSNQNSSYKIPTLPVELIIEILSRLPVKSLLKFRCVSRPWRCLISSRKFIKAHLNAFTNKKDSTHHSRLLLRFVQPHHHLMDCSIRSLLYDSDPKIFQLSYPMQNPRKSFKILGSVNGLICFSSESDLFLWNPSIRKFKKFCDPQSGYYFHGFGYDQLRDDYKLVIISPKEVRIYSSNSDSWRIIVHDRQYGLFREDEGVFVNGKLHWANSPSQDEHWDIICIDVTDEKWGKVEKPFYGEGDFDLTLSMGVLGNDLSILCNNQSLQTHVWIMKEYGIKESWTKMYTINRSYNSRYFSPLFCKMSNKGEILIQLNQSTFMIYDPKNDSIICQKVTITDYPFWEAGIYMNESLVWPISQKGMMQRGVKL